The proteins below come from a single Mustela erminea isolate mMusErm1 chromosome 14, mMusErm1.Pri, whole genome shotgun sequence genomic window:
- the LOC116572864 gene encoding uncharacterized protein LOC116572864 isoform X2 — MAVGTLHTLRKDGGRGRCPAGGRRPLPSSVCSVCGFTLLAWPWLPPRCGQKAVVGDAGRLHSGLQRGEQHVGSLFWGLGAGWLAPRFLPCAPMGQPSWLLPSARRASPEDPARQTERPAPTLTVGPVVVASGPCGRRSFCAVCWGHEGQTGGGGSERLRGEYRSRALPGDPRAACRPQSRWGGLLANRASLPGKSQEKRALLGAFAQPGLCSDLTFPIVSELGGVGGTAGAGVLWGGVRASGCGREKESWPRSYLCLGAVAGAPGWSVTAEWGTCLTVSRFPGTPTLLLEAPPARRASRSRWPPPAHPQRQAASSGHWNPCFSCRETGCPGCLPSGRLCVFLGRAADGCAGHAQRSVVEGAWAVLMTPGAEWHGACWPLVGDPGTLSGKGWPWHSGGARPLPPRSSPGTGVTCPDPDASPHPP, encoded by the exons ATGGCTG TGGGGACTCTGCACACACTCCGCAAGGATGGCGGACGTGGTCGATGCCCGGCCGGCGGCCGTAGGCCTTTGCCTAGCTCTGTCTGCAGTGTCTGTGGGTTCACACTCCTAGCGTGGCCGTGGCTCCCACCCCGCTGTGGGCAGAAGGCTGTGGTCGGGGATGCAGGCCGCCTTCATTCTGGTCTTCAGCGTGGAGAGCAGCACGTCGGGTCATTGTTCTGGGGCCTGGGTGCTGGCTGGCTGGCACCACGCTTCCTGCCCTGTGCCCCCATGGGACAGCCCTCCTGGTTACTCCCGTCTGCTCGGCGAGCCTCACCTGAGGACCCAGCCAGGCAAACAGAGCGGCCTGCACCGACCTTAACTGTGGGGCCCGTGGTGGTGGCCTCAGGGCCCTGTGGGCGACGCAGCTTCTGTGCGGTCTGCTGGGGCCATGAGGGGCAGACGGGGGGAGGGGGATCAGAGCGCTTGCGTGGCGAATACAGGAGCCGAGCCCTGCCCGGAGACCCCAGGGCAGCCTGTCGTCCCCAGAGCAGGTGGGGCGGCCTGCTGGCCAATAGGGCGTCCCTGCCCGGGAAGTCCCAGGAAAAACGAGCTCTTCTTGGTGCGTTTGCCCAGCCGGGCCTGTGTAGTGACCTTACCTTTCCCATTGTTTCCGAGTTGGGTGGGGTAGGAGGGACAGCGGGGGCTGGGGTGCTCTGGGGCGGGGTCCGGGCTAGCGGGTgcgggagggaaaaagagagttgGCCACGGTCCTACTTATGCTTGGGGGCGGTGgcgggggctcctggctggtcAGTGACTGCGGAGTGGGGGACCTGCCTGACCGTCTCCAGATTTCCAGGAACACCTACTCTTCTCCTGGAGGCCCCGCCAGCCCGGAGGGCTTCCAGGAGCCGCTGGCCGCCCCCGGCACACCCCCAGCGACAAGCAGCCTCCTCGGGTCACTGGAATCCGTGTTTCTCTTGCCGGGAGACGGGGTGCCCTGGCTGCCTCCCCTCGGGTCGACTGTGCGTTTTTCTAGGGAGGGCGGCTGATGGGTGTGCCGGACATGCCCAGAGATCGGTTGTGGAAGGGGCGTGGGCAGTTTTAATGACTCCGGGGGCTGAGTGGCATGGTGCCTGCTGGCCTTTGGTGGGAGACCCTGGAACACTCAGTGGAAAGGGGTGGCCATGGCATTCTGGTGGCGCTCGCCCCTTGCCCCCCAGGAGCTCCCCCGGGACGGGCGTGACCTGCCCCGACCCCGACGCCTCTCCTCATCCGCCCTGA
- the LOC116572864 gene encoding uncharacterized protein LOC116572864 isoform X1, whose product MGVCGYKSHGDPAGDVGPGPVERGARAMAKVSEELRVWPCLAKSPAGGTGPSGRSVRGSWKATCWGALGAGHVVTGPRCTADTDEGWRHMCWVPLWFLGTLHTLRKDGGRGRCPAGGRRPLPSSVCSVCGFTLLAWPWLPPRCGQKAVVGDAGRLHSGLQRGEQHVGSLFWGLGAGWLAPRFLPCAPMGQPSWLLPSARRASPEDPARQTERPAPTLTVGPVVVASGPCGRRSFCAVCWGHEGQTGGGGSERLRGEYRSRALPGDPRAACRPQSRWGGLLANRASLPGKSQEKRALLGAFAQPGLCSDLTFPIVSELGGVGGTAGAGVLWGGVRASGCGREKESWPRSYLCLGAVAGAPGWSVTAEWGTCLTVSRFPGTPTLLLEAPPARRASRSRWPPPAHPQRQAASSGHWNPCFSCRETGCPGCLPSGRLCVFLGRAADGCAGHAQRSVVEGAWAVLMTPGAEWHGACWPLVGDPGTLSGKGWPWHSGGARPLPPRSSPGTGVTCPDPDASPHPP is encoded by the coding sequence ATGGGTGTATGTGGCTACAAGAGCCATGGGGACCCAGCAGGGGATGTAGGGCCTGGTCCTGTAGAGCGGGGTGCCCGGGCCATGGCCAAGGTCTCAGAAGAGTTGAGGGTGTGGCCGTGCTTGGCCAAGAGCCCAGCTGGAGGGACAGGGCCAAGCGGCAGATCTGTGCGTGGCTCGTGGAAGGCCACGTGCTGGGGGGCTCTTGGGGCTGGACATGTGGTCACTGGTCCAAGATGTACAGCAGACACTGATGAGGGATGGCGTCACATGTGCTGGGTGCCTCTCTGGTTCCTGGGGACTCTGCACACACTCCGCAAGGATGGCGGACGTGGTCGATGCCCGGCCGGCGGCCGTAGGCCTTTGCCTAGCTCTGTCTGCAGTGTCTGTGGGTTCACACTCCTAGCGTGGCCGTGGCTCCCACCCCGCTGTGGGCAGAAGGCTGTGGTCGGGGATGCAGGCCGCCTTCATTCTGGTCTTCAGCGTGGAGAGCAGCACGTCGGGTCATTGTTCTGGGGCCTGGGTGCTGGCTGGCTGGCACCACGCTTCCTGCCCTGTGCCCCCATGGGACAGCCCTCCTGGTTACTCCCGTCTGCTCGGCGAGCCTCACCTGAGGACCCAGCCAGGCAAACAGAGCGGCCTGCACCGACCTTAACTGTGGGGCCCGTGGTGGTGGCCTCAGGGCCCTGTGGGCGACGCAGCTTCTGTGCGGTCTGCTGGGGCCATGAGGGGCAGACGGGGGGAGGGGGATCAGAGCGCTTGCGTGGCGAATACAGGAGCCGAGCCCTGCCCGGAGACCCCAGGGCAGCCTGTCGTCCCCAGAGCAGGTGGGGCGGCCTGCTGGCCAATAGGGCGTCCCTGCCCGGGAAGTCCCAGGAAAAACGAGCTCTTCTTGGTGCGTTTGCCCAGCCGGGCCTGTGTAGTGACCTTACCTTTCCCATTGTTTCCGAGTTGGGTGGGGTAGGAGGGACAGCGGGGGCTGGGGTGCTCTGGGGCGGGGTCCGGGCTAGCGGGTgcgggagggaaaaagagagttgGCCACGGTCCTACTTATGCTTGGGGGCGGTGgcgggggctcctggctggtcAGTGACTGCGGAGTGGGGGACCTGCCTGACCGTCTCCAGATTTCCAGGAACACCTACTCTTCTCCTGGAGGCCCCGCCAGCCCGGAGGGCTTCCAGGAGCCGCTGGCCGCCCCCGGCACACCCCCAGCGACAAGCAGCCTCCTCGGGTCACTGGAATCCGTGTTTCTCTTGCCGGGAGACGGGGTGCCCTGGCTGCCTCCCCTCGGGTCGACTGTGCGTTTTTCTAGGGAGGGCGGCTGATGGGTGTGCCGGACATGCCCAGAGATCGGTTGTGGAAGGGGCGTGGGCAGTTTTAATGACTCCGGGGGCTGAGTGGCATGGTGCCTGCTGGCCTTTGGTGGGAGACCCTGGAACACTCAGTGGAAAGGGGTGGCCATGGCATTCTGGTGGCGCTCGCCCCTTGCCCCCCAGGAGCTCCCCCGGGACGGGCGTGACCTGCCCCGACCCCGACGCCTCTCCTCATCCGCCCTGA